In a genomic window of Streptomyces sp. BHT-5-2:
- a CDS encoding Hsp20/alpha crystallin family protein, whose amino-acid sequence MGNVLQRHPARTLSMQDMFDRLESGILGGPWHFGTHEIRIEEHLTEDAYQVKAELPGIDPDKNLEIDVTGDFLTIRAEREERTETKESSEFHYGSFARAVRLPAGAHGDRATADYTDGILTVRVPLEAAKGETTKIPVTHATRPS is encoded by the coding sequence ATGGGCAACGTACTGCAACGCCACCCGGCACGGACTCTCTCGATGCAGGACATGTTCGACCGGCTGGAAAGCGGGATCCTCGGGGGGCCGTGGCACTTCGGCACACACGAGATCCGCATAGAAGAACACCTGACCGAGGACGCTTACCAGGTCAAGGCGGAGCTGCCCGGCATAGACCCGGACAAGAACCTGGAGATCGACGTCACGGGAGACTTCCTGACCATCCGCGCCGAGCGGGAGGAACGCACGGAGACCAAGGAGAGCTCCGAGTTCCACTACGGGTCGTTCGCACGCGCGGTGCGGCTGCCTGCCGGGGCTCACGGGGACCGGGCGACCGCCGACTACACCGACGGCATCCTCACCGTCCGGGTGCCGCTGGAGGCGGCGAAGGGCGAGACCACCAAGATCCCGGTCACCCACGCGACGCGGCCCAGCTGA
- a CDS encoding dsRBD fold-containing protein has product MAKTLEWKVRLHLFEEGSATKAHVVLDTGTTTLTGHGTARCSPRDPNVPEIGDELAASRAMNDLAAQLARTATDDLEGVHESVRRSTKATA; this is encoded by the coding sequence ATGGCCAAGACCCTTGAATGGAAGGTACGGCTGCACCTCTTCGAGGAGGGCAGCGCCACGAAGGCCCATGTCGTCCTCGACACCGGGACCACCACGCTCACCGGGCACGGCACGGCCCGGTGCAGCCCACGGGACCCCAACGTGCCCGAGATCGGCGACGAGCTTGCGGCCAGCCGAGCGATGAACGACCTGGCCGCACAACTGGCGCGCACCGCGACCGACGACCTGGAGGGCGTACACGAGTCGGTGCGGCGCTCGACGAAGGCGACCGCATGA
- a CDS encoding hydrogenase maturation protease, whose translation MDRSSRSRTRIAVIGIGNDHRRDDGVGWAVVAELARRRLARGVALFRTDGEPTRLIGAWEGARRAIVVDAARSRPSRPGHVHRFRIHDALSPSPHGETSSHGFALGDAVALARVLGRLPTELLVYAVEAADTGPGTTLSPPVAAAVLPLVARIERDLAPRGTDSGG comes from the coding sequence ATGGATCGTTCCTCCCGCTCCCGCACGCGGATCGCCGTGATCGGCATCGGCAACGACCACCGTCGCGACGACGGCGTGGGGTGGGCGGTCGTCGCCGAGCTCGCACGGCGTCGGCTCGCCCGCGGCGTCGCGCTGTTCCGCACCGACGGGGAACCCACCCGGCTCATCGGTGCCTGGGAAGGCGCGCGCCGGGCGATCGTCGTGGACGCGGCCCGCTCCCGTCCGTCCCGGCCGGGCCACGTCCACCGGTTCCGCATCCATGACGCGCTCTCCCCCTCACCCCACGGCGAGACCAGTTCGCACGGCTTCGCCCTGGGCGATGCCGTGGCGCTGGCCCGCGTGCTGGGCCGACTGCCGACGGAACTGCTCGTCTACGCCGTGGAAGCCGCGGACACCGGCCCCGGCACCACCCTGTCGCCGCCGGTCGCCGCCGCCGTTCTCCCGCTCGTCGCACGGATCGAGCGGGACCTCGCACCGCGGGGCACGGATTCCGGCGGCTGA
- a CDS encoding 4Fe-4S dicluster domain-containing protein: MTGEASTAVIGTDGMAALIRVLAARGRTVIGPTVRDGAIVLDELTDGEELPYGWGVELEAGHYRVRPRPDGAAFAHSAGPQSWKTYLQPQRERQWSADRGSDGTWTVTEDDTPPPSYAFLGVRPCDLRAIAVQDRVLAGGPHSDSRYRARRDRAFLVAVECTEPGATCFCTSMGTGPGVDGGYDLALTEVVDDGGGHRFWARAGSDEGASVLAELPHLPADPALATVAREQVAAAADRMGRTMPEVDLQALMRETLHADRWNDVAARCLTCGNCTMACPTCFCTSAEDVTDLTGDHAERWRRWESCFDLEFSHLPGGPVRASGRSRYRQWATHKLGTWYDQFGSSGCVGCGRCIVWCPVGIDITEEAHALNAERATGGPPGEGRA, encoded by the coding sequence ATGACGGGCGAGGCATCCACCGCGGTGATCGGGACCGACGGGATGGCAGCGCTGATCCGCGTCCTGGCCGCCCGAGGCCGCACCGTCATCGGCCCCACCGTGCGCGATGGCGCGATCGTGCTGGACGAACTCACCGACGGCGAAGAACTGCCCTACGGCTGGGGCGTGGAGCTGGAGGCCGGGCACTACCGGGTGCGGCCCCGCCCGGACGGCGCGGCCTTCGCGCACAGCGCCGGCCCGCAGTCCTGGAAGACCTACCTCCAACCGCAACGCGAGCGGCAGTGGAGCGCCGACCGCGGGTCCGACGGCACCTGGACGGTGACCGAGGACGACACCCCACCGCCGTCGTACGCGTTCCTCGGCGTCCGCCCCTGCGACCTGCGGGCGATCGCCGTGCAGGACCGGGTACTGGCCGGCGGGCCGCACAGCGACAGCCGCTACCGCGCTCGTCGCGACCGGGCCTTCCTCGTCGCCGTGGAGTGCACCGAACCGGGAGCCACCTGCTTCTGCACCTCCATGGGCACCGGGCCCGGTGTGGACGGCGGCTACGACCTGGCACTGACCGAGGTCGTCGATGACGGCGGCGGCCACCGCTTCTGGGCGCGGGCCGGCAGCGACGAGGGCGCGTCGGTGCTGGCGGAGCTGCCGCACCTGCCGGCCGATCCCGCGCTCGCCACCGTGGCCCGGGAGCAGGTCGCCGCGGCGGCCGACCGGATGGGCCGCACCATGCCCGAGGTGGACCTCCAGGCGCTGATGCGCGAGACGCTGCACGCCGACCGCTGGAACGACGTCGCCGCGCGCTGTCTGACCTGCGGCAACTGCACCATGGCCTGCCCGACCTGCTTCTGCACCTCGGCCGAGGACGTCACCGATCTCACCGGTGACCATGCCGAGCGGTGGCGGCGCTGGGAATCCTGCTTCGACCTGGAGTTCAGCCATCTGCCGGGCGGCCCGGTCCGCGCCTCGGGCCGCAGCCGCTACCGGCAGTGGGCCACCCACAAACTCGGCACCTGGTACGACCAGTTCGGCAGCTCCGGCTGCGTCGGCTGCGGACGGTGCATCGTGTGGTGCCCGGTCGGCATCGACATCACCGAGGAGGCCCACGCCCTGAACGCGGAGCGCGCGACGGGCGGCCCGCCGGGGGAGGGCCGTGCATGA
- a CDS encoding cyclic nucleotide-binding domain-containing protein yields the protein MTPDRSGFLDALPPVHRDRLLTLAQEISFPVGLRIFDEGGTADRFWVIRSGTVALDVYEPGRGAAVVETLGEGELLGWSWLFEPYRWHLGARTRAPVTAYEFDAERVRGEIDADPAFGLAVTRCVAAVAIGRRLRAARIRLLDLYGPPGSAPRTGSAGAAL from the coding sequence ATGACCCCCGACCGCTCGGGCTTCCTCGATGCGCTGCCGCCCGTACACCGTGACCGACTGCTCACCCTCGCCCAGGAGATCTCCTTCCCCGTGGGGCTGCGGATCTTCGACGAGGGCGGCACGGCCGACCGGTTCTGGGTGATCCGCTCGGGGACCGTCGCCCTCGACGTGTACGAGCCGGGCCGCGGCGCGGCCGTCGTCGAGACGCTCGGCGAAGGTGAACTCCTCGGCTGGTCCTGGCTGTTCGAGCCCTACCGCTGGCATCTGGGCGCACGGACCCGGGCCCCGGTGACGGCGTACGAGTTCGACGCCGAGCGCGTCCGTGGAGAGATCGATGCCGATCCCGCCTTCGGGCTCGCGGTCACCCGGTGCGTCGCGGCGGTGGCGATCGGCCGACGGCTGCGGGCCGCGCGCATCCGCCTGCTGGACCTCTACGGCCCGCCCGGCAGTGCGCCTCGGACCGGGAGTGCGGGAGCGGCGCTGTGA
- a CDS encoding FAD/NAD(P)-binding protein produces MSVTATRGRRPDLVPVPYRVAERTDQSPDTADVVLDPVGDPLPPFVPGQFAMVYAFGVGDIPLSLSGTDGHRLTHTIRAVGAISRALHGLRPGATVGVRGPFGVGWELPAGQGADLLIVAGGLGLAPLRPLIRAALAAPRRHGRPTVLIGTRTPGDLLCARDIEAWRAAGARVEITVDRPDDAWQGDVGVVTGLLGRAESDPRNAAAFVCGPEVMMRATARELVHRGLAPDRIQVSLERTMHCGTGHCGHCQLGPLLLCRDGPVVAWHHAEPLLAVREL; encoded by the coding sequence GTGAGCGTGACTGCGACCAGGGGCCGCCGCCCGGACCTGGTGCCGGTTCCCTACCGGGTGGCGGAGCGCACCGACCAGAGCCCGGACACCGCCGATGTCGTGCTCGACCCGGTGGGCGACCCGCTACCGCCTTTCGTCCCAGGGCAGTTCGCCATGGTGTACGCCTTCGGTGTCGGTGACATCCCGCTCTCGCTGAGCGGTACGGACGGCCATCGGCTGACGCACACGATCCGTGCGGTCGGTGCGATCTCCCGGGCGCTGCACGGTCTGCGGCCCGGTGCGACGGTCGGGGTCCGCGGCCCCTTCGGCGTCGGCTGGGAGCTGCCCGCCGGTCAAGGGGCCGACCTCCTGATCGTCGCCGGGGGGCTGGGCCTCGCCCCGCTGCGCCCGCTGATCCGCGCCGCACTGGCCGCACCGCGACGGCACGGCCGACCGACCGTCCTCATCGGCACCCGCACACCCGGCGACCTGCTCTGTGCCCGCGACATCGAAGCCTGGCGTGCCGCCGGTGCGCGGGTGGAGATCACCGTCGACCGGCCCGATGATGCCTGGCAGGGAGACGTCGGAGTCGTCACCGGTCTGCTGGGCCGAGCGGAATCCGACCCCCGGAACGCGGCCGCCTTCGTCTGCGGACCGGAGGTGATGATGCGGGCCACCGCCCGTGAACTCGTCCATCGCGGACTGGCGCCCGACCGGATCCAGGTCTCGCTGGAACGCACCATGCACTGCGGCACCGGTCACTGCGGGCACTGCCAGCTCGGCCCGCTGCTGCTGTGCCGCGACGGCCCGGTCGTCGCCTGGCATCACGCCGAACCCCTGCTCGCGGTAAGGGAGTTGTGA
- a CDS encoding oxidoreductase, producing the protein MRATPDASATDRLPELAVWKFASCDGCQLTLLDCEDELLGIAGRLRISHFLEASSAPGPGPYDLSLVEGSVTTAQDAERIRHIRAASRRLVTIGACATAGGVQALRNYVDIAEYQAVVYARPDYIDTLATSTPISAHVPVDFELRGCPIAPGQLVEVITAFLAGRTPDVPAHSVCFECKRRGTVCVTVAHGTPCLGPVTHAGCGAICPAYDRGCYGCFGPSDSVNFPSFVPLLRRDGMDTLDVVRVLRTFNTGAPEFDAESRKENGR; encoded by the coding sequence GTGAGGGCCACCCCCGACGCGTCCGCGACCGACCGGCTTCCGGAGCTGGCGGTGTGGAAGTTCGCCTCGTGCGACGGTTGCCAGCTCACCCTCCTCGACTGCGAGGACGAACTCCTCGGCATCGCCGGCCGGCTCCGGATCAGCCACTTCCTGGAAGCCTCCAGCGCCCCGGGGCCCGGCCCCTACGACCTCTCCCTGGTCGAGGGGTCGGTCACGACGGCGCAGGACGCGGAGCGGATCCGACACATCCGCGCCGCCTCCCGCCGCCTGGTCACCATCGGCGCCTGCGCCACGGCCGGGGGCGTGCAGGCCCTGCGCAACTACGTCGACATCGCCGAATACCAGGCCGTGGTCTACGCCCGGCCCGACTACATCGACACCCTCGCCACCTCCACCCCCATCAGCGCCCACGTGCCCGTCGACTTCGAACTGCGCGGCTGTCCCATCGCCCCCGGCCAACTCGTCGAGGTCATCACCGCCTTCCTCGCCGGACGCACACCCGACGTCCCCGCCCACAGCGTGTGTTTCGAGTGCAAGCGCCGTGGCACGGTCTGCGTCACGGTCGCGCACGGCACCCCCTGCCTGGGACCGGTGACCCACGCCGGGTGCGGCGCCATCTGCCCCGCCTACGACCGCGGCTGCTACGGCTGCTTCGGCCCGTCCGATTCCGTCAACTTCCCCTCCTTCGTCCCGCTGCTGCGGCGCGACGGCATGGACACCCTCGACGTGGTGCGGGTGCTGCGCACGTTCAACACCGGCGCGCCGGAATTCGACGCGGAGTCGCGGAAGGAGAACGGTCGGTGA
- a CDS encoding Ni/Fe hydrogenase subunit alpha, which yields MTHRETKVLRVDSLARVEGEGALHLRLDGGRVVEAHLKIYEPPRFFEAFLRGRAHTEPPDLTSRVCGICPVAYQMSACRAVEDACGVSVEGQLTALRRLLYCGEWIESQTLHIYLLHAPDFLGHDSVIDLARTHPGHVERGLGLKQTGNAIIEQLGGRAIHPVNARLGGFHRVPTKRELRPLAERLRRARDAAEATVRWVAGFDFPDAGGDHDLLALAEPGSYAIGSGTPTVMPAPSTAGLPPDSDRALPTRTFPVHTFPEHVVETQVPHSTALHSRLDGRRHLTGTLARYAISGRWLPPKILHTAREAGLGDPREGTVCRNPFRSIIVRAIEVLYAVDEALRLIDAYEPPPRPHIDVPARAATGHGATEAPRGLLYHRYTLDADGTVTDASLVPPTAQNQAAIEHDLRCAVQHRLDAGGPATDAELTTLCERVIRSHDPCISCSTHFLDLTVERG from the coding sequence GTGACGCACCGGGAAACCAAGGTGCTGCGGGTGGACTCCCTGGCCCGCGTCGAGGGCGAGGGAGCCCTGCATCTGCGCCTCGACGGGGGCCGGGTCGTCGAGGCGCACCTGAAGATCTACGAACCGCCGCGCTTCTTCGAGGCGTTCCTGCGCGGCCGTGCCCACACCGAGCCGCCCGACCTCACCTCCCGGGTCTGTGGGATCTGCCCCGTCGCCTACCAGATGAGCGCCTGCCGCGCCGTCGAGGATGCCTGTGGCGTCAGCGTGGAGGGACAGCTGACCGCCCTGCGCCGGCTGCTCTACTGCGGTGAGTGGATCGAGAGCCAGACCCTCCACATCTACCTCCTGCACGCCCCGGACTTCCTCGGCCACGACAGCGTCATCGACCTCGCCCGCACCCACCCCGGGCACGTCGAGCGCGGCCTCGGGCTCAAGCAGACCGGCAACGCGATCATCGAACAGCTCGGCGGACGCGCCATCCACCCCGTCAACGCCCGCCTCGGCGGATTCCACCGCGTCCCCACGAAACGTGAGCTGCGGCCCCTGGCGGAACGGCTGCGACGCGCCCGCGACGCAGCGGAGGCCACCGTGCGCTGGGTGGCCGGCTTCGACTTCCCCGACGCCGGCGGCGACCACGACCTCCTCGCGCTGGCCGAACCCGGCAGCTACGCCATCGGCTCCGGCACCCCCACCGTCATGCCCGCCCCGAGCACCGCCGGCCTGCCGCCGGACAGCGACCGGGCCCTGCCCACCCGCACCTTCCCGGTCCACACCTTCCCCGAGCACGTCGTCGAGACCCAGGTACCGCACTCCACCGCCCTGCACTCACGACTCGACGGGCGCCGCCACCTGACCGGGACGCTCGCCCGCTACGCGATCAGCGGCCGCTGGCTGCCCCCGAAGATCCTCCACACCGCCCGCGAGGCCGGACTCGGCGACCCCCGCGAGGGCACCGTGTGCCGCAACCCCTTCCGCAGCATCATCGTCCGCGCCATCGAGGTGCTCTACGCCGTCGACGAGGCGCTGCGCCTCATCGACGCCTACGAGCCCCCGCCCCGTCCCCACATCGACGTTCCGGCACGCGCGGCCACCGGCCACGGCGCGACCGAGGCCCCCCGCGGCCTGCTCTACCACCGCTACACCCTCGACGCCGACGGAACCGTCACCGACGCCTCCCTGGTCCCGCCCACCGCCCAGAACCAGGCAGCGATCGAACACGACCTGCGGTGCGCGGTGCAGCACCGCCTGGACGCAGGCGGCCCGGCCACCGACGCCGAGCTGACCACCCTGTGCGAACGCGTCATCCGCAGCCACGACCCGTGCATCTCCTGCTCCACGCACTTCCTCGACCTGACCGTCGAGCGGGGGTGA
- a CDS encoding universal stress protein has protein sequence MSSNDPRNPVMVGVSRSSTAASAVAWAAAAAARRGRELCLVHAQEWPAGAAPKDRLDAPDQVWASHFRATGRDLLQNHKDAAVEQVPGLRVATRLEDGHPAAVLREAAEGAVLLAVGTHQVSGPGEAVTFTTVGRSLVGHPPCPVVLVVGDTSRYDPLGPVMVGVDGSPASAPAVAFAFEEAASSDADLLAVQVRRPRRGDWPEAVQESLVDVSEALAGWREKYPQVVVREKVVRGQPAVQLAEEAAAARCLVVGSRGLGGFRGMVLGSTSRTLAHLAPGPLAVVPREAGTD, from the coding sequence ATGAGCAGCAACGACCCGCGCAACCCGGTGATGGTCGGAGTCTCCCGCTCGTCGACGGCCGCGAGTGCGGTGGCATGGGCAGCGGCCGCGGCGGCCCGGCGCGGCCGGGAGCTGTGCCTGGTGCACGCCCAGGAATGGCCCGCCGGAGCCGCGCCGAAGGACCGGCTCGACGCACCGGACCAGGTGTGGGCCTCGCATTTCCGGGCCACCGGACGCGACCTGTTGCAGAACCACAAGGACGCCGCGGTCGAGCAGGTGCCCGGACTGCGGGTCGCGACGCGCCTGGAGGACGGTCATCCGGCCGCTGTGCTGCGGGAGGCGGCGGAGGGAGCCGTCCTGCTGGCGGTCGGCACCCACCAGGTGTCCGGGCCGGGGGAGGCGGTCACCTTCACCACGGTCGGCCGGTCCCTCGTCGGGCACCCTCCGTGCCCGGTGGTGCTGGTCGTCGGCGACACCTCGCGCTACGACCCGCTGGGGCCGGTGATGGTCGGTGTGGACGGTTCGCCGGCATCGGCGCCGGCGGTGGCCTTCGCGTTCGAGGAGGCCGCGTCGAGCGACGCGGACCTGCTCGCGGTGCAGGTACGACGGCCGCGCCGCGGCGACTGGCCGGAGGCCGTCCAGGAGTCCCTCGTCGATGTGTCGGAGGCGCTCGCCGGGTGGCGTGAGAAGTACCCGCAGGTCGTGGTGCGGGAGAAGGTCGTGAGGGGGCAGCCGGCGGTGCAGCTGGCCGAGGAGGCCGCCGCGGCACGTTGCCTGGTGGTCGGGTCCCGGGGGCTGGGCGGCTTCCGTGGGATGGTGCTCGGTTCCACCAGCCGTACGCTGGCGCACTTGGCGCCGGGGCCGTTGGCGGTGGTGCCCCGGGAGGCCGGTACGGACTGA